One stretch of Lacrimispora sphenoides DNA includes these proteins:
- a CDS encoding ABC transporter substrate-binding protein, translating into MKLKKLAVLTLAAAMAAGTLVGCASNKKTETSGAEQNTQAAETTAAKGDNTAEAKGQIYYLNFKPEVADTWVELAGKYTEETGMPMKVQTAAAGTYEQTLKSEVAKKEPPTLFQINGPIGYKSWAKYCRDLKDSTIYGHLVDKDMAVKDGDGVYGIPYVVEGYGIIYNDAIMKKYFALDGAKAKSMEEINTFDSLKAVVEDMQARKADLGIEGVFASTSFAPGEDWRWQTHLANLPVYYEYKDDSVSDKDALDFKYADNYKNIFDLYIHNSCTDPKMVGAKTVEDSMAEFALGKVAMVQNGNWGWGQVSGVDGNTVKEEDVKFLPIYTGVNGEEKQGLCIGTENFFSINSQAKEEDQQASLDFLEWLFTSDTGKDYVTNKLGFIAPFDTFAADEKPTDPLAKEIDRYMNNKDLYSVSWNFTSFPSQTFKDNFGASLLEYAQGGKDWKAVVDDMKADWANEKAMTK; encoded by the coding sequence ATGAAACTAAAAAAACTGGCAGTACTTACTCTGGCTGCGGCAATGGCAGCGGGAACACTGGTAGGCTGTGCTTCCAACAAGAAAACGGAGACATCAGGGGCAGAGCAGAACACTCAGGCAGCGGAAACCACTGCAGCAAAGGGTGATAATACGGCAGAGGCCAAAGGACAGATCTATTATCTGAATTTTAAGCCAGAAGTTGCAGACACATGGGTGGAGCTTGCCGGCAAGTATACAGAGGAAACCGGTATGCCTATGAAGGTGCAGACCGCGGCAGCAGGTACCTATGAGCAGACCTTAAAATCTGAGGTGGCTAAGAAGGAACCGCCTACACTGTTTCAGATCAACGGTCCTATTGGGTATAAGTCCTGGGCAAAATATTGCAGGGATTTAAAGGATTCCACAATCTACGGACATCTGGTTGATAAGGATATGGCTGTAAAGGACGGAGATGGAGTTTACGGCATTCCTTACGTAGTGGAAGGCTATGGAATTATTTATAATGATGCCATCATGAAGAAGTATTTTGCTCTTGACGGCGCAAAAGCAAAATCCATGGAAGAGATCAATACCTTTGATTCTCTCAAAGCAGTTGTAGAAGATATGCAGGCAAGAAAGGCAGACCTTGGAATCGAAGGCGTGTTTGCTTCCACTTCCTTTGCTCCTGGCGAAGACTGGAGATGGCAGACCCATCTGGCAAACCTTCCGGTTTATTATGAATATAAGGATGACAGCGTATCCGATAAAGATGCCCTTGACTTTAAGTATGCAGACAACTACAAAAACATTTTTGACTTATATATTCACAACTCCTGTACGGATCCCAAGATGGTAGGCGCAAAGACTGTTGAGGATTCCATGGCAGAATTTGCTCTTGGCAAGGTTGCCATGGTCCAGAACGGAAACTGGGGCTGGGGACAGGTGTCCGGCGTTGACGGAAACACAGTTAAGGAAGAAGATGTGAAATTCCTTCCTATCTACACCGGAGTAAACGGTGAGGAAAAGCAGGGACTTTGCATTGGAACAGAAAACTTCTTCTCCATTAACAGCCAGGCAAAAGAAGAGGATCAGCAGGCATCTCTTGACTTCCTGGAGTGGCTCTTCACTTCTGATACAGGTAAAGATTATGTAACCAACAAGCTGGGCTTTATCGCTCCTTTTGATACCTTTGCAGCAGATGAAAAACCAACCGATCCTCTGGCAAAAGAGATCGACCGCTATATGAACAACAAGGACTTATATTCTGTGTCCTGGAACTTTACCTCCTTCCCAAGCCAGACCTTTAAGGATAACTTCGGAGCATCCCTTCTTGAGTACGCTCAGGGCGGCAAAGACTGGAAAGCAGTAGTCGATGACATGAAGGCCGATTGGGCAAATGAAAAAGCTATGACAAAATAA
- the glgB gene encoding 1,4-alpha-glucan branching protein GlgB — translation MDGKLYDLMDWAGIEEIVYSEAANPHEILGPHVTEQGLLIQAFIPTAESVIVRFRESSKEYPMELVDEAGFFAALIPRKITEAYTLLVTYDNGTSEECLDPYSFSAFYKSEDIKKFESGIHYSIYEKMGAHPMSAGGAEGVYFSVWAPCAMRVSVVGDFNLWDGRRHQMRRLGDSGIFELFIPGLKTGAIYKYEIKHKNGTPQLKSDPYANYCELRPDNASVVWDINQYSWSDQEWMKKRAASDSKQSPMSIYEVHLGSWLRKEVELDESGAAIVGSEFYHYREIAEKLAEYVKDMGYTHVELLPIMEHPLDASWGYQVTGYYAPTSRYGTPDDFMYFMDYMHKQGIGVILDWVPAHFPRDSFGLASFDGTCVYEHKDPRQGAHPHWGTLIYNYGRPGVSNFLIANALFWADKYHADGIRMDAVASMLYLDYGKNPGEWIPNIYGGHENLEAVEFLKHLNSIFKGRKDGAAMIAEESTAWPRITADVKSEGLGFDYKWNMGWMNDFTGYMQYDPYFRKHHYGEMTSSMLYAYSENFILVFSHDEVVHGKGSMLGKMPGETLEEKAANLKAAYGFMIGHPGKKLLFMGQDFAQVSEWNENKSLDWEILKYPLHKQTQDYVKALNHLYKSQPALYQMDYDPDGFEWVECTDSKDSIVCFLRKTKKKEETLLFLCNFDTMHHEKYPVGVPFEGIYKEILNSDDKAFGGQGRVNPRAKTSKKKEADERPDSMEITVAPLSIMVFTCTPEKKKPALAGKKTRKPAYTEKAKAKRK, via the coding sequence ATGGATGGTAAATTGTATGATTTGATGGATTGGGCCGGCATTGAAGAGATTGTATATTCAGAAGCAGCGAATCCCCACGAGATTCTGGGCCCGCACGTAACAGAGCAGGGGCTGCTTATCCAGGCATTTATTCCTACGGCTGAATCGGTGATCGTCCGGTTTAGGGAAAGCAGTAAGGAATACCCTATGGAGCTAGTGGATGAAGCCGGTTTTTTTGCGGCTCTTATACCACGCAAAATCACAGAAGCTTATACCCTGTTGGTTACTTACGATAATGGGACATCAGAAGAATGTTTGGATCCCTATTCCTTTTCAGCCTTTTATAAGTCGGAAGACATCAAAAAGTTTGAATCCGGAATTCACTACAGCATCTATGAAAAAATGGGGGCGCACCCCATGTCTGCAGGCGGAGCAGAAGGGGTATACTTTTCTGTGTGGGCTCCCTGTGCCATGCGTGTCAGCGTGGTTGGAGACTTTAACCTGTGGGATGGCAGGCGTCATCAGATGAGGAGGCTGGGTGATTCCGGCATTTTTGAATTGTTTATACCCGGCTTAAAGACAGGAGCGATATATAAGTATGAGATAAAGCATAAAAACGGGACACCCCAGCTCAAAAGCGATCCCTACGCCAATTACTGTGAGCTGCGCCCTGACAATGCTTCCGTGGTCTGGGATATTAACCAGTATTCCTGGAGTGATCAGGAATGGATGAAAAAGCGGGCAGCGTCTGATTCCAAACAAAGTCCCATGTCCATTTATGAGGTGCACTTAGGTTCCTGGCTCCGGAAGGAAGTGGAGCTTGATGAAAGCGGAGCTGCCATTGTTGGTTCCGAATTCTATCATTATCGTGAAATAGCAGAAAAGCTGGCGGAATATGTAAAGGATATGGGGTACACTCATGTGGAACTTCTTCCTATCATGGAACATCCCCTGGATGCCTCCTGGGGATATCAGGTGACCGGGTATTATGCGCCCACCAGCCGTTACGGAACGCCGGATGATTTTATGTATTTCATGGATTACATGCATAAGCAGGGCATCGGTGTGATTTTAGACTGGGTTCCGGCTCATTTCCCCAGAGACAGCTTTGGGCTTGCCAGCTTTGACGGAACCTGTGTTTATGAGCATAAGGACCCAAGACAAGGGGCGCATCCCCATTGGGGAACTTTGATTTATAATTACGGCAGGCCAGGCGTCAGCAACTTTCTTATCGCCAATGCTCTTTTCTGGGCGGACAAGTACCATGCGGATGGAATCCGTATGGATGCGGTGGCTTCCATGCTGTACTTAGATTACGGAAAAAACCCGGGGGAATGGATTCCCAATATTTACGGAGGCCATGAAAACCTGGAAGCTGTCGAGTTCCTGAAACATCTGAATTCCATATTTAAGGGCCGGAAAGATGGGGCGGCAATGATTGCGGAGGAATCCACGGCATGGCCCCGGATCACGGCTGATGTAAAGAGCGAAGGCCTGGGCTTTGACTATAAATGGAACATGGGCTGGATGAATGATTTCACCGGATATATGCAATATGATCCTTACTTCAGAAAACACCATTATGGAGAGATGACCTCCAGCATGCTTTATGCATACAGCGAAAATTTTATCCTTGTATTTTCCCACGATGAAGTGGTTCATGGAAAAGGTTCCATGTTGGGCAAGATGCCGGGAGAAACCCTGGAGGAAAAGGCGGCGAATTTAAAAGCTGCCTATGGTTTTATGATAGGACATCCCGGTAAAAAGCTTTTGTTCATGGGCCAGGATTTTGCACAGGTGAGTGAATGGAATGAAAATAAAAGTCTAGACTGGGAGATCCTAAAATATCCCCTTCATAAGCAGACGCAGGATTACGTAAAGGCTTTGAACCATCTTTATAAGAGCCAGCCGGCCCTGTACCAGATGGATTATGATCCGGACGGCTTTGAGTGGGTGGAATGCACGGATTCGAAAGACAGCATTGTATGCTTTTTAAGAAAGACAAAGAAAAAGGAGGAGACTCTTCTCTTCCTATGTAATTTTGATACAATGCACCACGAGAAATACCCGGTAGGGGTTCCCTTTGAGGGAATATATAAGGAAATATTAAACAGTGATGACAAGGCCTTCGGAGGACAGGGCCGGGTAAATCCAAGGGCAAAAACCTCTAAGAAAAAGGAGGCGGATGAAAGGCCGGATTCTATGGAAATAACCGTGGCTCCCTTAAGCATCATGGTCTTTACCTGTACCCCTGAAAAAAAGAAGCCTGCTTTGGCAGGGAAGAAGACCAGGAAGCCTGCATATACTGAAAAAGCAAAGGCTAAAAGAAAATAA
- the lepB gene encoding signal peptidase I, producing the protein MKKNDNMPKEREPFSWREEIISWIKIIITAAVIAFLLNNFIIANSRVPSGSMEKTIMTGDRVIGSRLSYYFGDPKRGDIAIFHFPDDPTGKTYYVKRVIGLPGDIIDIRDGKVYINNSETPLEEPYLPEPMEPEPDAHYEVPEDCYFMLGDNRNFSADARRWKHKFVEKDKIIAKVLFRYFPSIKNIE; encoded by the coding sequence ATGAAAAAGAACGATAACATGCCAAAAGAACGGGAACCGTTCAGCTGGAGGGAAGAAATCATCAGTTGGATCAAGATCATCATAACCGCCGCTGTCATTGCATTTTTGCTCAATAATTTCATCATCGCAAACAGCAGGGTACCCAGCGGATCCATGGAAAAGACCATTATGACAGGAGACCGGGTCATTGGCTCCAGGCTGTCCTATTATTTTGGCGATCCGAAGCGGGGAGATATCGCCATCTTCCATTTCCCTGATGACCCTACCGGAAAAACCTATTACGTAAAACGTGTCATCGGCCTTCCAGGCGACATCATTGATATCCGGGACGGAAAAGTTTATATCAATAATTCCGAGACGCCTCTTGAAGAGCCTTATCTTCCGGAGCCAATGGAACCGGAGCCTGATGCTCATTATGAAGTGCCGGAAGACTGTTACTTCATGCTTGGAGACAACCGGAATTTCTCCGCAGATGCAAGAAGGTGGAAACATAAATTCGTGGAAAAGGACAAGATCATCGCAAAGGTCCTGTTCCGGTATTTCCCTTCCATAAAAAATATTGAATAA
- a CDS encoding carbohydrate ABC transporter permease gives MQKSMKRYFPIFVLPTLAAFTVAFLYPFIIGIYLSFTEFTTVKDASWVGISNYKKIFMDRNFINALIFTVKFTIVSVVSINTLGFLLAYVLTRGIKGTNLFRTVFFMPNLIGGIVLGYVWQLLLNGILARFGVTLSFNAKYGFWGLVILMNWQLIGYMMIIYIAGLQNVPGELIEAARIDGATGFQILKRIMIPMVMPSFTICLFLTLTNSFKLFDQNLALTAGGPGRQTSMLALDIYNTFYGRVGWEGVGQAKATVFFLMVAVISLTQLTLTRRKEVES, from the coding sequence ATGCAAAAGTCAATGAAACGGTACTTTCCAATATTTGTTCTGCCAACACTGGCTGCATTTACCGTTGCATTCCTGTACCCGTTTATCATAGGTATTTATTTATCCTTTACGGAATTCACCACAGTAAAGGATGCCTCATGGGTAGGGATTTCAAATTATAAAAAGATATTTATGGACCGGAATTTTATCAATGCACTGATATTTACCGTGAAGTTTACCATTGTGTCGGTAGTGAGCATCAATACCCTGGGGTTTTTACTGGCCTATGTCCTCACAAGAGGAATTAAAGGGACCAACCTGTTCCGGACCGTATTTTTCATGCCAAACTTAATCGGCGGCATTGTGTTAGGTTATGTCTGGCAGCTTCTGTTAAACGGTATTCTTGCAAGATTTGGGGTTACCCTCTCTTTTAACGCCAAGTACGGCTTTTGGGGTCTGGTGATCCTGATGAACTGGCAGTTGATCGGATATATGATGATTATCTACATTGCCGGGCTTCAAAATGTTCCAGGAGAACTGATTGAGGCGGCAAGGATCGACGGAGCGACCGGATTCCAGATCTTAAAGCGCATCATGATCCCTATGGTTATGCCATCCTTTACCATCTGTTTGTTTCTGACCCTGACAAATTCCTTTAAGCTGTTTGACCAGAACCTTGCACTGACCGCAGGCGGACCGGGAAGGCAGACCAGCATGCTGGCCCTTGATATTTACAATACCTTTTACGGCAGAGTGGGCTGGGAAGGGGTGGGCCAGGCAAAGGCTACGGTGTTCTTTCTTATGGTTGCGGTCATATCCCTGACCCAGCTTACATTAACGCGTCGTAAGGAGGTGGAGAGCTGA
- a CDS encoding NAD(P)-dependent oxidoreductase: protein MKKIGFIGIGIMGKSMVRNLMKAGYEVAVYSRTKSKAEDILSEGAIWCEDVKACSKGRDGVITIVGYPQDVEEVYFGENGIIANADKGTCLIDMTTTSPKLAVRIYDEAKQADLKALDAPVTGGDTGAREGTLTILAGGDRDTYDRCLPVFEAMGKAIRYEGKAGNGQHTKMCNQIAIAGALSGVCEAMVYAKANGLDVDTMVDSIATGAAGSAQLNAMAPRILSGDFAPGFFIKHFIKDMKLAAEEAEGAGIRLGVLDHVLSMYESMAASGHEEEGTQALVKYYQW, encoded by the coding sequence ATGAAAAAAATTGGATTTATCGGAATTGGTATTATGGGAAAGTCCATGGTACGCAATCTGATGAAGGCTGGATATGAGGTGGCGGTGTATTCAAGAACCAAAAGCAAGGCAGAAGATATCCTTTCTGAAGGTGCCATATGGTGCGAAGATGTGAAGGCCTGCTCCAAAGGAAGAGATGGGGTCATCACAATCGTTGGATATCCGCAGGATGTGGAAGAGGTCTATTTCGGGGAAAATGGGATTATCGCTAACGCAGACAAGGGAACCTGCTTGATTGACATGACCACTACCAGTCCCAAGCTTGCGGTGCGGATTTATGACGAAGCAAAACAGGCAGATCTAAAAGCCCTGGATGCCCCGGTGACAGGAGGAGATACTGGCGCAAGGGAAGGAACCCTTACCATACTGGCAGGAGGAGACAGAGACACTTATGACCGCTGCCTCCCTGTTTTTGAGGCAATGGGAAAGGCCATCCGGTATGAAGGAAAGGCCGGAAACGGACAGCACACCAAAATGTGCAACCAGATCGCCATTGCAGGAGCCCTCTCAGGCGTCTGTGAGGCAATGGTTTATGCAAAGGCCAATGGTCTTGACGTAGATACCATGGTGGATTCCATCGCTACCGGTGCGGCAGGAAGCGCCCAGTTAAATGCAATGGCTCCCAGGATCCTTTCCGGAGACTTTGCACCAGGATTCTTTATCAAGCATTTTATTAAAGACATGAAACTTGCGGCCGAAGAGGCGGAGGGTGCAGGTATCCGGCTTGGAGTGCTTGACCACGTGCTTTCCATGTATGAATCCATGGCTGCTTCTGGTCATGAAGAGGAAGGAACACAGGCTCTGGTCAAATATTACCAGTGGTAA
- the rpiB gene encoding ribose 5-phosphate isomerase B — protein MKIAMGNDHTAIEMKNYIKEFVESKGYEVIDFGTNSTESCDYPEYGEKVGRAVADGEADLGIAICGTGVGISLACNKVRGIRACVCSEPYTAKLSRMHNDSNVLCFGARVIGQEMAKMITEEWLDAKYEGGRHQRRVDMVMDIEKRNE, from the coding sequence ATGAAGATTGCAATGGGAAATGACCATACGGCCATAGAAATGAAAAATTACATCAAGGAATTTGTAGAGAGCAAGGGATATGAAGTGATCGACTTTGGAACCAATTCCACAGAAAGCTGCGATTATCCGGAATATGGAGAAAAGGTTGGACGCGCGGTTGCAGACGGAGAGGCTGATCTGGGAATCGCTATCTGCGGAACAGGAGTGGGAATCTCCCTTGCCTGCAACAAGGTCAGGGGAATCCGGGCCTGTGTCTGCAGCGAACCTTATACTGCAAAGCTTTCCAGAATGCACAACGATTCCAATGTGCTCTGCTTTGGAGCCCGTGTCATTGGCCAGGAAATGGCAAAGATGATCACAGAAGAATGGCTGGATGCAAAGTATGAGGGCGGAAGACACCAGCGCCGTGTGGATATGGTAATGGATATCGAAAAAAGAAACGAATAA
- a CDS encoding DUF3810 domain-containing protein, whose translation MGGKCRNQDRTLIAASALMFAVSTLFQILARKVPGFGDWYARRVYRFMVGSIGRLSGVFPFALVEVCTYLLILYAVFYVFVHRKERKKILIRAVFLVTGLFLLFTFNCGINYYRKPFSSYSGLDMRKSSVEELERLCRELTDEVNRMCGDIAKDIDLKSLEKESVKAMKRLGEAYPELAGYYPPPKPLLWSYFFSVQQLCGQYSPFTVEATYNRSMPDYNIPHTVCHELSHLRGFMREDEANFIGYLACIGSEVDAFRYSGYLTGWVYATNALAKADLEAYAEICGQLSEKAWDDLRNNNEFWGKYEGKTAEVSNRMNDTYLKLNSQTDGVNSYGRMVDLMLAYARLK comes from the coding sequence ATGGGAGGGAAATGCCGGAATCAGGATAGAACGCTTATTGCAGCTTCTGCGTTAATGTTTGCAGTTTCAACGCTGTTTCAGATACTGGCAAGAAAGGTTCCGGGATTTGGGGACTGGTATGCCAGGCGTGTTTACCGGTTTATGGTAGGAAGCATTGGAAGGCTGTCCGGGGTATTTCCCTTTGCCCTTGTGGAGGTTTGCACCTACCTGCTTATTTTGTACGCTGTTTTCTACGTCTTCGTCCACCGAAAGGAGAGGAAGAAGATTCTCATAAGAGCCGTGTTTCTCGTTACCGGCCTATTTTTACTGTTTACATTTAACTGTGGTATCAATTATTACCGGAAGCCGTTTTCCAGCTATTCAGGGCTGGATATGAGAAAGTCTTCCGTTGAGGAACTGGAACGTCTCTGCCGAGAGCTTACAGATGAAGTTAACCGTATGTGCGGAGATATAGCAAAAGATATAGACTTAAAAAGCCTGGAAAAGGAAAGCGTAAAAGCCATGAAAAGACTGGGAGAGGCTTATCCTGAGCTGGCAGGCTATTACCCGCCTCCCAAGCCCCTCCTATGGTCTTACTTCTTTTCCGTCCAGCAGCTTTGCGGCCAGTATTCCCCTTTTACTGTGGAGGCCACTTATAACCGGTCCATGCCGGATTACAACATTCCCCATACGGTCTGCCATGAGCTGTCCCACCTAAGAGGGTTCATGAGAGAAGATGAGGCCAACTTCATCGGCTATCTGGCCTGCATTGGATCTGAGGTTGATGCATTCCGCTACAGTGGGTACTTAACCGGCTGGGTTTACGCTACCAATGCCCTGGCAAAAGCAGACCTGGAAGCATACGCAGAAATCTGCGGACAGCTTAGTGAAAAGGCATGGGATGATTTAAGAAACAACAATGAATTCTGGGGGAAATACGAGGGAAAGACTGCCGAGGTTTCCAACCGGATGAATGATACTTATTTAAAGCTCAACAGCCAGACCGATGGTGTTAACAGCTATGGCAGAATGGTTGATTTAATGCTGGCTTATGCAAGGCTCAAATAA
- a CDS encoding carbohydrate ABC transporter permease, with the protein MSRKRRNIEAQQMEVGKTTGAFLTAVLSVLSLTFLFPIVLVFMNSFKSKLFISDAPFQLPKAGTYVGFTNYVEGIRKTGLFPAFGRSLFITVASVAAIILFTSMTAWFLTRVKSVFTNVLYYVFVFAMIVPFQMVMFTMSKTANDLYLNSMYGLVLLYLGFGAGQAVFLFCGFVKAIPLEIEEAAMIDGCSPIQTYFHVVFPMLRPTAVTVAILNAMWIWNDYLLPSLILPQEKGTIPMVIQNLKGGYGSIDMGAMMAMLVLAILPIIVFYLSCQKYIIKGVAAGAVKG; encoded by the coding sequence ATGAGCAGAAAGAGAAGAAATATAGAAGCTCAGCAAATGGAAGTGGGAAAAACCACGGGAGCGTTTTTAACGGCTGTATTATCAGTCCTTTCCCTGACATTTTTATTTCCGATTGTCCTGGTTTTCATGAACTCCTTTAAGAGCAAGCTGTTTATCAGCGATGCGCCGTTTCAGCTTCCTAAGGCGGGAACCTATGTAGGGTTTACCAATTATGTGGAAGGCATACGGAAAACAGGGCTGTTCCCGGCTTTTGGCAGATCCTTGTTTATTACGGTAGCTTCTGTGGCAGCGATTATCCTGTTCACTTCCATGACAGCCTGGTTTTTAACCAGAGTGAAATCCGTATTTACGAACGTCTTATATTACGTTTTTGTATTTGCCATGATCGTACCGTTCCAGATGGTCATGTTCACCATGTCAAAGACAGCAAATGACTTGTATTTAAACTCCATGTACGGCCTTGTGCTTCTTTACCTGGGCTTTGGTGCCGGGCAGGCGGTATTTTTATTCTGCGGTTTTGTTAAGGCTATTCCCCTTGAAATCGAAGAAGCGGCTATGATCGACGGCTGTTCCCCCATTCAGACTTATTTTCATGTGGTATTCCCCATGTTAAGGCCTACGGCAGTGACCGTCGCCATCTTAAATGCCATGTGGATTTGGAACGATTATTTGCTTCCAAGCTTGATTCTTCCCCAGGAAAAAGGTACAATACCAATGGTTATTCAGAACTTAAAAGGCGGATATGGTTCCATTGATATGGGAGCCATGATGGCAATGCTGGTTCTGGCGATTTTACCTATCATTGTATTTTATTTAAGTTGTCAGAAATATATCATAAAGGGCGTAGCTGCAGGTGCGGTAAAAGGCTAG
- a CDS encoding SIMPL domain-containing protein, which translates to MRKMNKPLAAALIAAAVLSMTACAQTGTASVPGANVTTISNKDTNTIQVSSTEGVKVVPDMAQVNFAVLSQAADPKACQEKNSGDTSNVIEFLKKSGIDEKSIQTSSYGLEPMYDWNNSGQQITGYQMRTSITVSDLPIDQVGTMLSSSVEAGINCIDSVNYLSSKYDENYRDALKKAVEAAKVKAEAIAAASGVTLDGIAHIEEMNTYPNIRYSTSAAKEDAAAGAKSVVVEPGQIGVEAQVTVTYRVK; encoded by the coding sequence ATGAGAAAAATGAATAAGCCGCTGGCTGCCGCTCTTATTGCCGCAGCCGTGCTGAGCATGACTGCATGTGCCCAGACAGGGACCGCTTCCGTACCGGGAGCCAATGTAACTACCATTAGCAATAAGGATACCAATACCATACAGGTAAGTAGCACAGAGGGAGTAAAAGTAGTTCCCGATATGGCACAGGTCAATTTTGCAGTGCTCTCTCAGGCCGCGGATCCCAAGGCCTGCCAGGAGAAAAACAGCGGGGATACAAGCAATGTCATTGAATTTTTAAAGAAATCCGGAATTGATGAAAAATCCATTCAGACCTCCAGCTACGGCCTTGAGCCGATGTATGACTGGAATAATTCCGGCCAGCAGATCACCGGATATCAGATGCGCACAAGCATTACCGTTTCTGACCTTCCCATTGACCAGGTGGGTACCATGCTTTCTTCCAGCGTAGAAGCAGGCATTAACTGCATTGACAGCGTAAACTATCTTTCCAGTAAATACGATGAAAACTACAGGGATGCCCTTAAAAAGGCTGTTGAAGCCGCTAAAGTCAAAGCAGAGGCAATTGCTGCCGCCAGCGGAGTCACCCTGGATGGAATCGCTCACATCGAAGAGATGAATACCTACCCGAATATCCGCTACTCCACATCTGCGGCAAAAGAAGATGCCGCAGCCGGAGCCAAATCCGTGGTTGTGGAACCAGGACAGATCGGAGTGGAAGCCCAGGTAACCGTGACCTACCGGGTAAAATAA
- a CDS encoding mechanosensitive ion channel family protein, whose protein sequence is MIFYMVSSVLPGESLADLQQEVQENLNQLRPNVVLETLKSWAPGLIAFGIKLLIALLIFFVGSRIIKFLNHMLNRSFKRVDMEVSLRKFLLSVLNATMYCLLAFIVAGQIGVNSASIVALLGSASIAVGLAVQGSLANFAGGVLILLMKPFRVGDYIVSRDGEGTVHTIGLVYTVLNTGDNKQVVIPNGTLSNSPLTNVTAMDKRRLDVLVGIGYHSDLKKAKEVLDRIFRNQKGILKEEPIDIFVSDLTENAVTIGGRGWTSLDDYWPARWEILEKVKLEFEAAGIEIPYSRMEVQVENRHS, encoded by the coding sequence ATGATATTCTATATGGTTTCCAGTGTACTTCCGGGAGAGTCCCTGGCGGATTTACAGCAGGAGGTACAGGAAAACTTAAACCAGTTAAGGCCCAATGTCGTACTGGAAACCTTAAAGAGCTGGGCTCCGGGGCTGATTGCATTCGGGATAAAGCTTCTCATTGCTCTGTTGATTTTTTTCGTTGGCTCCAGGATCATTAAGTTCCTCAATCATATGCTGAACCGCTCTTTTAAGAGAGTGGATATGGAGGTAAGCTTAAGAAAGTTCCTGCTGTCCGTTTTAAACGCCACCATGTACTGTCTGCTTGCTTTTATCGTAGCAGGGCAGATAGGAGTGAATTCGGCTTCTATCGTGGCTTTGCTGGGGTCTGCAAGTATTGCTGTAGGTCTGGCAGTCCAGGGAAGCCTGGCTAATTTTGCAGGCGGTGTGCTGATCCTTCTTATGAAGCCGTTCCGTGTAGGGGATTATATCGTATCCAGGGATGGGGAAGGCACAGTCCATACCATTGGACTTGTGTACACGGTTTTAAACACAGGAGATAATAAGCAGGTGGTTATTCCCAACGGGACCCTGTCTAATTCTCCCCTTACCAATGTGACTGCCATGGATAAGAGGCGGCTGGATGTCCTGGTGGGGATCGGATATCATTCGGATTTAAAGAAAGCCAAGGAAGTTTTGGATAGAATTTTTCGTAATCAGAAGGGGATCTTAAAAGAGGAACCCATAGATATTTTCGTCAGCGATTTAACAGAAAATGCCGTTACCATCGGAGGGCGGGGCTGGACCTCCTTAGATGATTACTGGCCGGCCAGATGGGAAATCCTTGAAAAGGTAAAGCTTGAATTTGAAGCGGCAGGGATTGAGATTCCCTATAGCCGGATGGAAGTGCAGGTAGAAAACCGCCATTCCTGA